In the genome of Aspergillus luchuensis IFO 4308 DNA, chromosome 2, nearly complete sequence, one region contains:
- a CDS encoding GMC family oxidoreductase (CAZy:AA3;~COG:E;~EggNog:ENOG410Q22J;~InterPro:IPR012132,IPR036188,IPR027424,IPR000172, IPR007867;~PFAM:PF00732,PF05199;~SECRETED:SignalP(1-16);~go_function: GO:0016614 - oxidoreductase activity, acting on CH-OH group of donors [Evidence IEA];~go_function: GO:0050660 - flavin adenine dinucleotide binding [Evidence IEA];~go_process: GO:0055114 - oxidation-reduction process [Evidence IEA]), giving the protein MQTLFVSSLVVSLAAALPHYIRSNGIEASLLTDPNDVAGRTVDYIIAGGGLTGLTTAARLTENPDITVLVIESGSYESDRGTIIEDLNAYGDIFGSSVDHAYETVELATNNQTALIRSGNGLGGSTLVNGGTWTRPHKAQVDSWETVFGNEGWNWDNVAAYSLQAERARAPNAKQIAAGHYFNASCHGLNGTVHAGPRDTGDDYSPIVKALMSAVEDRGVPTKKDLGCGDPHGVSMFPNTLHEDQVRSDAAREWLLPNYQRPNLQVLTGQYVGKVLLSQNTTTPRAVGVEFGTHKGNTHNVYAKHEVLLAAGSAVSPTILEYSGIGMKSILEPLGIDTVVDLPVGLNLQDQTTSTVRSRITSAGAGQGQAAWFATFNETFGDYAEKAHELLNTKLEQWAEEAVARGGFHNTTALLIQYENYRDWIVKDNVAYSELFLDTAGVASFDVWDLLPFTRGYVHILDKDPYLRLFAYDPQYFLNELDLLGQAAATQLARNISNSGAMQTYFAGETIPGDNLAYDADLSAWVEYIPYNFRPNYHGVGTCSMMPKEMGGVVDNAARVYGVQGLRVIDGSIPPTQMSSHVMTVFYAMALKIADAILEDYGSMQ; this is encoded by the coding sequence ATGCAAACTCTTTTTGTGAGCTCGCTTGTGGTCTCCCTCGCTGCGGCCCTCCCACACTACATCAGGAGCAATGGCATTGAAGCCAGCCTTCTGACTGATCCCAACGATGTTGCCGGCCGCACTGTTGACTACATCATCGCTGGTGGAGGTCTGACTGGACTCACCACTGCTGCCCGTCTGACGGAGAACCCCGACATAACTGTGCTCGTCATCGAAAGTGGCTCCTACGAGTCAGACAGAGGTACTATCATCGAGGACCTGAACGCCTACGGTGACATTTTTGGCAGCAGTGTGGACCACGCCTACGAGACTGTCGAGCTCGCCACCAACAATCAGACTGCGCTGATCCGCTCCGGAAATGGTCTCGGTGGCTCTACCCTGGTCAATGGTGGCACCTGGACTCGCCCCCACAAAGCACAAGTTGACTCATGGGAGACCGTCTTCGGAAATGAGGGCTGGAACTGGGACAACGTGGCCGCCTACTCCCTCCAGGCTGAGCGTGCTCGCGCACCAAATGCCAAACAGATTGCTGCTGGCCACTACTTCAATGCATCCTGCCATGGTCTGAATGGTACTGTCCACGCCGGGCCTCGCGATACCGGTGATGACTATTCACCCATCGTCAAGGCTCTCATGAGCGCTGTCGAAGACAGGGGCGTTCCCACTAAGAAGGACTTGGGATGCGGTGACCCCCATGGGGTGTCCATGTTCCCCAACACCTTGCACGAAGACCAAGTGCGCTCTGATGCCGCTCGCGAATGGCTCCTCCCCAACTACCAGCGTCCCAACCTGCAAGTCCTGACGGGACAGTATGTCGGAAAGGTCCTGCTCAGCCAGAACACTACCACCCCTCGTGCCGTTGGCGTTGAATTCGGCACCCACAAGGGCAACACCCACAACGTCTACGCTAAGCACGAGGTCCTCCTGGCCGCTGGTTCCGCTGTCTCTCCCACCATCCTCGAATATTCCGGTATCGGAATGAAGTCCATTCTGGAACCTCTTGGAATTGACACCGTCGTTGACCTGCCCGTTGGTCTCAACCTTCAGGACCAgaccacctccaccgtccGCTCACGCATCACCTCCGCCGGTGCCGGACAGGGACAGGCCGCTTGGTTCGCAACCTTCAACGAGACCTTTGGCGACTACGCTGAAAAGGCCCACGAGCTGCTCAACACCAAGCTGGAGCAGTGGGCCGAAGAAGCCGTCGCCCGTGGCGGATTCCACAATACCACCGCTTTGCTCATCCAGTACGAGAACTACCGCGACTGGATCGTCAAAGACAATGTCGCATACTCGGAACTCTTCCTCGACACGGCCGGAGTGGCCAGCTTCGATGTGTGGGATCTTCTGCCCTTCACTAGAGGATACGTCCACATCCTCGACAAGGACCCCTACCTCCGCCTTTTCGCCTACGACCCTCAGTACTTCCTCAACGAGCTCGACCTGCTCGGTCAGGCTGCCGCTACTCAGCTGGCTCgcaacatctccaactccGGTGCCATGCAGACTTACTTCGCTGGAGAGACTATTCCCGGTGACAACCTCGCGTATGATGCCGACTTGAGCGCCTGGGTTGAGTATATCCCGTACAACTTCCGCCCTAACTACCATGGTGTGGGTACTTGCTCCATGATGCCGAAGGAGATGggcggtgttgttgacaATGCTGCCCGTGTGTATGGTGTTCAAGGACTCCGGGTCATTGATGGCTCTATTCCCCCTACGCAGATGTCGTCCCATGTTATGACCGTTTTCTACGccatggcgttgaagattGCCGATGCCATCTTGGAAGACTACGGTTCCATGCAGTGA
- a CDS encoding uncharacterized protein (COG:G;~EggNog:ENOG410PGRF;~InterPro:IPR015943,IPR011045,IPR019405;~PFAM:PF10282;~SECRETED:SignalP(1-17);~go_function: GO:0005515 - protein binding [Evidence IEA]) — protein MRFSVVPLLFGATSAVASRLYAASYAGTVTTLSLSQSSKGQYELETVAQSTDCGTNPSWLMLDHDNRVLYCLDEAVDLANGTLTSFAIRPNGTLSKVVQLETIAGPVMSQFYSAPGVPHRKFFAVAHYEGSAVTSYSLDPVSGVFNRSQTFTYTLPAPGPVPDRQDAPHSHGVVVDPTGRFVLVPDLGADLIRIFLINPSTGLLEPQAPLVAAPGSGPRHGVFWTPAGTTAKQAKHGDVMFYLTSELNNHVTGYKVTYPSNGTISFTEFYTANSYGGAVPPNGSKVAEIAISPQNNRLVVSNRDDNTFGTNNDSIAVFNCADETGSRPTNVTFGGLYPAYGSSPRQFEMSARNEMIAEALQNSHAVGVTQWNGKTGKPVPLVAYKSLVGEVVSVVWDE, from the exons ATGAGGTTCAGTGTCGTGCCCCTCCTTTTCGGAGCAACCTCCGCCGTTGCCTCCAGACTCTATGCTGCCTCATATGCAGGCACCGTGACCaccttgtccttgtcccAATCCTCTAAAGGACAGTATGAGTTGGAAACAGTCGCCCAGTCCACTGACTGTGGTACCAACCCGTCTTGGCTAATGCTGGACCACGACAACCGTGTCCTGTACTGCCTGGACGAAGCTGTTGACTTGGCCAACGGTACCCTGACCTCCTTTGCCATTCGGCCTAATGGCACCCTATCCAAGGTGGTACAGCTGGAGACTATCGCCGGCCCGGTCATGTCGCAGTTCTACTCGGCACCGGGAGTGCCTCACCGCAAGTTCTTCGCCGTGGCTCATTA TGAGGGATCCGCTGTCACCAGCTACTCCCTTGACCCCGTCAGCGGTGTCTTCAACCGCTCCCAAACCTTCACATACACCCTTCCGGCCCCCGGTCCCGTTCCAGACAGACAGGACGCACCCCACTCGCACGGTGTCGTCGTTGACCCAACAGGACGGTTCGTCCTCGTGCCGGATCTCGGTGCTGACCTGATtcgcatcttcctcatcaacccTTCTACAGGCCTCCTTGAACCCCAAGCTCCCCTCGTAGCAGCACCTGGCTCCGGTCCTCGTCATGGTGTCTTCTGGACACCTGCGGGAACCACCGCCAAGCAGGCCAAGCACGGAGATGTCATGTTCTACCTGACATCAGAACTGAACAACCACGTCACCGGCTACAAAGTGACGTATCCGTCCAACGGAACCATCTCCTTCACGGAATTCTATACCGCCAACTCCTACGGCGGTGCTGTCCCGCCTAACGGATCCAAGGTCGCTGAGATTGCCATCTCC CCCCAAAACAACCGCCTCGTCGTCAGCAACCGCGACGACAACACCTTCGGCACCAACAACGATTCCATCGCCGTCTTCAACTGCGCTGACGAGACCGGCAGCCGTCCTACGAACGTCACCTTTGGTGGCCTATACCCCGCTTACGGATCGTCGCCGCGCCAATTTGAGATGTCGGCGCGCAACGAGATGATTGCCGAGGCGTTGCAGAATTCCCATGCGGTGGGTGTGACGCAGTGGAATGGAAAGACTGGAAAGCCGGTGCCGCTTGTTGCGTACAAGTCTCTGGTTGGCGAGGTGGTTTCTGTGGTTTGGGATGAGTAG
- a CDS encoding transcription factor domain-containing protein (COG:K;~EggNog:ENOG410Q1CX;~InterPro:IPR036236,IPR013087,IPR007219;~PFAM:PF00096,PF04082;~TransMembrane:1 (i431-451o);~go_function: GO:0003677 - DNA binding [Evidence IEA];~go_function: GO:0008270 - zinc ion binding [Evidence IEA];~go_process: GO:0006351 - transcription, DNA-templated [Evidence IEA]), whose product MVKPSKQYQCQRCSRTFARLEHLQRHDRSHTKEKPYLCTQCPKSFTRKDLLARHERLAHSDAAPGQGTTSSPSVASPQVFDGLNVLASAVTDHPTPATISGPQALLPGPHEQFTPGLAASVQGHPIATSNPSGQGPSGSASFNEPFVGYGPATSYDGDDFTTFLDSIPLPSHPFSPTYQPLPLFPAFHFDSASEYSQPVAKTNNEVTTPSSSILPRHGTQLPSLQPEGAHTPYKSRDPSAPISVTAQCRDRIVAELSSYSNVVPNPYTPSRHALSRCISAYMTNFHCHYPFMHPPTLDVDSLPLHLIFGMASVGAQYCREPETSMSLYKVAKAVTLEHVRRDLQWGCLSPQTEGPMDPVSRGQDIIETVQALLLLISVSCWFERDPPHHEALHIRSSMETLLRQGGLNDLPAQDGSWESWIRYEMVKRTKLIVFCFFSVHTIVFDIPPLILTEELTLDLPCTEREWTATSAAQWLEERSQSRGEPKLQDAMNSLFTHTGAAKTSLESFSSLGGYVLIHAMIQNIWLIQKASRLPVSNGSFLSPSVITSLEQALELWCQCWEHNQESSIDPFNPHGPVSFTSTALLRLAYIRLNADFSSARRLETWDPDEVARSLKNNLSVQRSDRLTRAALHCAHALSTPIKLGINYVARTLVVSWSNQYALCSLECAVLLAKWLEVATISNPEPSLTEQENKLLEFVLEMVMEAQHGVSREWLLANNTRLSATVTRLWARLFTADYIWQLVNLIGSSLNRYADILESDE is encoded by the exons ATGGTGAAGCCTTCCAAGCAATATCAATGCCAGCGATGTTCCCGAACCTTTGCTCGGTTGGAACATCTCCAACGCCATGACCGGTCGC ACACCAAGGAAAAGCCGTATCTCTGCACCCAATGCCCCAAGTCGTTCACGCGAAA AGACCTCCTGGCCCGCCATGAACGTCTGGCCCACAGTGACGCCGCTCCTGGCCAAGGAACAACATCATCGCCTTCCGTGGCATCTCCCCAAGTCTTTGATGGCCTTAATGTCCTGGCCTCCGCGGTAACTGACCATCCTACGCCTGCCACCATATCAGGCCCACAGGCCCTACTCCCAGGTCCTCATGAGCAGTTCACTCCCGGCCTGGCTGCCTCCGTGCAGGGTCATCCGATAGCCACTTCCAATCCATCCGGACAAGGACCTTCAGGATCTGCTAGCTTCAATGAGCCATTCGTCGGTTACGGACCGGCAACTTCTTACGACGGTGATGATTTTACGACCTTCCTCGACAGTATCCCGCTTCCCAGCCACCCATTCTCACCTACCTATCAGCCCCTTCCACTATTCCCCGCGTTCCACTTCGACTCCGCATCAGAATATAGCCAACCTGTTGCGAAGACAAACAACGAGGTTACGACCCCCTCTAGCTCCATCCTTCCTAGACATGGAACACAGCTACCATCGCTTCAGCCCGAAGGAGCTCACACGCCTTACAAGTCTCGTGACCCGAGTGCACCTATCTCGGTTACCGCGCAATGCCGTGATCGCATCGTCGCCGAGTTATCGAGTTACTCAAATGTTGTCCCCAATCCCTACACACCATCTCGACATGCCCTGTCCAGATGTATCAGCGCTTACATGACCAACTTTCACTGCCATTATCCTTTCATGCATCCACCCACCCTCGATGTTGATTCCTTGCCTCTGCATTTGATTTTTGGTATGGCTTCCGTGGGTGCCCAATACTGCCGGGAACCAGAAACAAGCATGAGCCTCTACAAAGTGGCCAAGGCTGTGACCCTTGAACATGTACGAAGAGACCTGCAATGGGGATGTCTAAGTCCGCAGACGGAGGGTCCGATGGACCCGGTATCCAGAGGTCAGGATATCATTGAGACGGTGCAGGCGCTATTGCTCCTTATATCTGTTTCGTGTTGGTTTGAGCGCGACCCGCCTCATCACGAAGCGTTGCATATTCGAAGTTCCATGGAGACTCTTCTTCGGCAAGGAGGGCTCAATGACTTACCGGCTCAAGATGGGTCATGGGAAAGCTGGATCCGCTATGAGATGGTCAAACGGACAAAACTTATTGTGTTCTGTTTCTTTAGTGTCCACACCATCGTGTTTGATATTCCGCCGCTGATTCTGACCGAGGAGCTGACGCTGGATTTACCCTGTACTGAGCGAGAATGGACAGCAACCAGCGCAGCTCAGTGGCTGGAAGAGCGCAGCCAGAGTCGTGGGGAACCAAAATTACAAGATGCGATGAACTCATTGTTCACTCACACTGGTGCAGCCAAGACCAGCTTGGagagcttctcttctttgggaGGATACGTGCTCATCCACGCGATGATTCAGAACATCTGGTTAATTCAGAAGGCTAGCAGGCTCCCTGTCTCGAACGGAAGCTTTCTGTCTCCGTCTGTGATTACATCCTTAGAGCAGGCTCTGGAACTCTGGTGTCAATGCTGGGAGCACAACCAAGAATCCTCGATCGACCCTTTCAACCCTCACGGTCCTGTGTCCTTCACGTCCACTGCTCTCCTCCGTCTGGCGTATATCCGACTCAACGCTGATTTCAGCTCCGCCCGTCGACTGGAAACATGGGACCCGGATGAGGTTGCCCGATCGCTCAAGAATAACCTATCGGTACAGAGGAGCGACCGTCTTACTCGAGCTGCGCTACACTGCGCCCATGCACTTAGTACGCCCATTAAACTGGGCATCAACTACGTCGCGCGCACCCTCGTCGTATCATGGTCAAACCAGTACGCATTATGCTCCCTGGAATGTGCTGTGCTACTCGCCAAGTGGCTTGAGGTGGCCACGATCTCGAATCCAGAACCTAGTTTGACTGAACAAGAAAACAAACTACTTGAATTCGTCCTGGAAATGGTCATGGAAGCTCAGCATGGGGTGTCTCGTGAATGGCTGCTCGCTAATAACACTCGTCTCAGTGCTACTGTCACCAGGCTATGGGCCAGGCTTTTTACGGCTGATTATATCTGGCAATTGGTGAATCTGATTGGAAGTTCTCTTAACAGATATGCTGATATTCTGGAGAGTGATGAGTGA
- a CDS encoding uncharacterized protein (COG:S;~EggNog:ENOG410PGZI;~TransMembrane:6 (o20-43i50-71o83-105i117-141o161-182i203-224o)): MWLDDIGSRVGSQLSRPVTYVITSFLSIALYNVVELTFILLLTFKRRKGLYFWSFVVATWGIAVYSIGFILKDFNLVDNAISYFYVTLIVVGWCAMVTGQSMVLYSRLHLVVRHHIMLRFILGMIICDVFLLQIPTVILCYGANSSTSDRFVLPYAIYERIQVTVFFIQESIISGVYVYETFRLLRSEDEVLEGTHREAARRLMLHLILMNIIVICLDIAILVLEWAGRYAAQTAVKGFIYSVKLKLEFDILNQLVTFVYHSHTSNSGNLDVDSSSRNLWDMNQQTEPNTASGRHLHPRHCAWASVASRVRRDFTISAEKKMSKIIQYARKQSDSSGSPQDQGSVRPT, translated from the coding sequence ATGTGGCTTGATGACATAGGGAGCAGAGTGGGCTCCCAGCTATCACGTCCCGTTACCTACGTCATcacctctttcctctccatcgctcTCTATAATGTCGTGGAGCTGACCTTCATTCTCTTGCTGACGTTCAAGCGCCGCAAGGGACTTTACTTCTGGAGCTTCGTGGTCGCTACTTGGGGCATCGCCGTTTACTCCATCGGGTTTATCCTCAAAGACTTTAACCTCGTCGACAATGCCATCTCCTACTTCTACGTCACGCTGATCGTGGTCGGCTGGTGTGCGATGGTCACCGGCCAGTCGATGGTGCTATActctcgtcttcatcttgtcGTGCGACATCATATTATGCTCCGGTTCATCCTTGGCATGATCATCTGCGATGTCTTCCTACTTCAAATCCCAACTGTCATTCTATGCTACGGCGCGAATTCCTCGACCTCTGACAGATTCGTGCTGCCATACGCCATATATGAACGAATCCAAGTGACCGTGTTCTTTATTCAGGAATCCATAATATCCGGCGTCTACGTATACGAGACGTTCAGATTGCTTCGTTCGGAAGATGAGGTCTTGGAAGGGACACACCGAGAGGCTGCGCGGAGGCTGATGCTACACCTGATTCTCATGAATATAATCGTCATATGTTTGGACATCGCGATTCTAGTCCTCGAATGGGCGGGTCGGTATGCGGCGCAAACGGCAGTGAAGGGGTTCATCTACAGTGTCAAGCTGAAGCTCGAGTTCGACATCCTAAACCAACTGGTCACATTCGTGTACCACTCTCACACATCGAATTCGGGCAACTTGGATGTAGACAGTTCGTCGAGGAATCTTTGGGATATGAACCAACAAACTGAGCCCAATACTGCTTCTGgccgccatcttcatcctagGCATTGCGCTTGGGCTAGCGTGGCCAGCAGAGTGAGACGCGACTTCACTATCTCGGCTGAGAAGAAAATGTCCAAGATCATACAATATGCCAGGAAGCAATCGGATTCCAGTGGATCCCCACAAGATCAGGGTTCGGTGCGTCCAACATAA
- a CDS encoding uncharacterized protein (COG:G;~EggNog:ENOG410PFWR;~InterPro:IPR020846,IPR011701,IPR036259;~PFAM:PF07690;~TransMembrane:12 (i90-107o127-146i158-185o191-210i217-240o246-266i341-360o380-398i418-436o442-469i490-508o514-532i);~go_function: GO:0022857 - transmembrane transporter activity [Evidence IEA];~go_process: GO:0055085 - transmembrane transport [Evidence IEA]): MHTHEAPSPSESGSADTVYSPELDRPINPIFSQEKDAAAQEIEYLYLELETPLPTPLITAPPGPGQSPPPEPPSLEKYTSPFLWPKWRKWMMTWIACAVTALAGYSAGEVNPASTELTAEWGISAVVYDLSITIFCVGFALAPMVLAPFSEINGRRPIFVASGVLFTACIIACGGTHVFAGLIIARLFQGVGASTFSTMVGGVISDIFHAEERNTPMALFSGAALFGTGLAPLCSSAIVAHTSWRWIYWSHAIVSAFFVVVIYFFFKETRGSVLLSHKAKAVNNYYEQLEAAGHFGVIMGEKNEAKRIRWKVKSDEQRESLVQMISISCYRPFHMLFTEPVVFFFSLWVSFSWAVLYLQFGSIPLVFKTNHHFTTEQTGAVFASMCVGAIIITVVSILQDKIANKYGFLPKKPEARLYFVCVEAILMPIGLFWFGWTSYSSVPWIVPTLAIACATMGIFAVYLAVFNYLADTYHRYASSAIAAQSCCRNLLGGVFPLVTNAMFTNLGYPGASSLLGGIGLLLTLVPWVLVLYGGRIRAKSKLASELAR, encoded by the exons ATGCATACTCACGAGGCCCCTTCTCCGAGTGAGTCGGGCTCCGCAGATACCGTCTACTCCCCCGAGTTGGATCGCCCTATCAACCCCATCTTCAGTCAAGAAAAAGATGCCGCTGCGCAGGAGATCGAATACCTCTACCTCGAGCTGGAAACACCCTTACCGACACCGTTAATCACTGCACCCCCGGGTCCCGGTCAATCGCCCCCTCCCGAACCCCCGAGTCTCGAGAAATACACCTCCCCGTTCCTCTGGCCGAAATGGCGcaagtggatgatgacaTGGATTGCGTGCGCAGTGACCGCACTGGCTGGTTATTCGGCAGGCGAGGTCAACCCAGCATCGACGGAGCTGACGGCTGAGTGGGGGATTAGTGCGGTGGTATACGATCTGAGCATTACGATTTTCTGTGTCGGTTTTGCGCTGGCACCGATGGTTCTGGCGCCCTTTTCGGAAATTAATGGTCGGCGACCGATTTTTGTCGCAAGTGGTGTGCTTTTTACTG CGTGCATTATTGCTTGCGGAGGCACGCATGTTTTCGCAGGACTTATTATTGCGCGACTGTTTCAGGGTGTGGGTGCAT CGACCTTTTCGACcatggttggtggtgtgatTAGCGACATTTTCCATGCCGAGGAACGCAATACCCCTATGGCTTTGTTCTCCGGTGCCGCGCTCTTTGGAACTGGATTGGCGCCTTTATGCTCCAGTGCGATCGTAGCGCACACGTCCTGGCGCTGGATTTACTGGTCGCATGCCATCGTGTCAGCTTTCTTCGTGGTGGTCatctatttcttcttcaaagaGACGCGCGGAAGTGTCCTGTTGAGCCACAAAGCAAAGGCCGTTAACAACTACTATGAGCAGCTCGAGGCTGCTGGGCACTTTGGAGTCATCATGGGCGAGAAGAACGAGGCCAAACGAATCAGATGGAAAGTGAAGAGTGACGAGCAGCGCGAGTCTCTTGTGCAGATGATCAGCATTTCCTGCTATCGTCCATTCC ACATGCTCTTCACAGAACCTGtggtcttctttttctccctctgggTATCTTTTAGCTGGGCTGTTCTGTACCTGCAGTTCGGTTCGATTCCCTTGGTTTTCAAAACCAATCACCATTTCACTACCGAGCAGACTGGAGCTGTCTTTGCCT CGATGTGTGTTGGTGCCATCATTATCACGGTCGTCAGCATCTTGCAAGACAAGATCGCCAACAAGTACGGATTTCTCCCCAAGAAACCCGAGGCTCGACTGTACTTTGTCTGCGTTGAAGCCATTCTGATGCCCATCGGACTGTTCTGGTTTGGCTGGACTTCATACTCATCTGTTCCGTGGATTGTCCCGACGCTGGCAATTGCCTGCGCTACCATGGGAATATTCGCGGTCTACCTGGCCGTGTTCAACTACCTGGCGGATACCTACCATCGGTATGCCAGTTCTGCGATTGCTGCCCAGTCGTGCT GCCGAAACCTGCTGGGTGGTGTTTTCCCTCTCGTCACCAATGCCATGTTCACCAACCTCGGATATCCTGGTGCATCGAGTCTTCTTGGTGGAATT ggCCTTCTTCTGACTCTAGTACCATGGGTTCTTGTCTTATACGGCGGTCGGATCCGCGCGAAGAGCAAGCTCGCGAGT GAACTCGCGCGCTAG
- a CDS encoding TauD/TfdA family dioxygenase (COG:I;~EggNog:ENOG410PIDF;~InterPro:IPR042098,IPR003819;~PFAM:PF02668;~go_function: GO:0016491 - oxidoreductase activity [Evidence IEA];~go_process: GO:0055114 - oxidation-reduction process [Evidence IEA]), which yields MAPTVHSLPPPPGSDIDFGAIVENIDLENLTDDDFGVIRRALYENLVVVVKNQHHLSPKAQYELTRRFDPAASQYGHGKTLDAKRSILHPDLKTVPHQPQVQVIGHGFVEAYEGLTNIQLKHPHHRTFHRDAISDEEDYDFTRFYRWHIDAALYDFYPPNVTTLLAVRVPKGRRQTLRYDDGSNETLDVPLGTTAFVSGERMFEMLSDEDKQFALTSRVEYAPHPYIWMSSARALPTGLGLYSEDKELPLSDLPPIDESKIQILPMVWKNPLTGKPALQIHPSAVRKIHRKDGTVIDDLARVREIVYKLQRPAISPPHVYPHDWEEGDLVLFNNRGVIHSVVGAFGKDEVRLFRQCNLAAGEAPLAYEA from the exons ATGGCTCCTACAGTTCACTCACTACCTCCGCCTCCAGGCTCCGATATTGATTTCGGAGCCATTGTCGAGAATATTGACCTCGAGAACTTGACCG ATGACGACTTCGGCGTCATTCGCAGAGCGCTGTACGAGAAcctcgtggtggtggtgaaaaACCAACACCACCTCTCTCCGAAAGCACAATACGAGCTTACCCGTCGATTCGACCCGGCCGCCTCGCAGTACGGCCACGGAAAGACCCTTGATGCGAAACGGAGCATTCTGCATCCCGACCTTAAGACCGTTCCTCATCAGCCTCAGGTCCAGGTGATCGGCCATGGTTTCGTGGAGGCTTACGAGGGCCTCACCAATATCCAGCTGAAACACCCCCACCATCGTACATTCCACCGCGACGCTAtttccgacgaggaggactaTGATTTCACCCGCTTCTACCGCTGGCACATCGATGCAGCCCTGTATGATTTTTACCCACCTAATGTCACGACTTTATTGGCAGTGCGCGTCCCCAAGGGCCGGAGACAGACATTGCGGTATGACGACGGATCAAACGAGACGCTAGATGTGCCTTTGGGAACGACGGCATTTGTCAGCGGCGAAAGAATGTTTGAGATGCTCTCGGACGAGGACAAGCAGTTTGCGCTTACGAGTCGCGTGGAATATGCGCCCCACCC TTACATCTGGATGAGCTCCGCTCGTGCTCTTCCTACCGGTCTCGGTCTCTACTCCGAGGACAAGGAACTCCCTTTGTCTGACCTACCTCCTATCGACGAATCCAAAATCCAAATCTTGCCCATGGTATGGAAGAATCCTTTGACGGGCAAGCCTGCCCTTCAAATCCACCCGTCTGCGGTGCGCAAAATCCACCGCAAAGATGGCACCGTGATTGATGATTTGGCTCGCGTGCGAGAGATTGTGTACAAACTGCAGCGCCCAGCGATCAGCCCCCCTCATGTGTATCCGCATGactgggaggagggtgatcTGGTACTGTTCAACAATCGGGGAGTTATCCACTCGGTCGTTGGGGCGTTTGGCAAGGACGAGGTGCGGTTGTTCCGGCAGTGCAACCTGGCGGCGGGAGAGGCGCCACTGGCGTATGAGGCATGA